One window from the genome of Echinicola vietnamensis DSM 17526 encodes:
- a CDS encoding KAP family P-loop domain-containing protein gives MDNQLEIANVSNVVVEYLKERPVGAILINGKWGSGKTHFWKNHLEDLVKENKLIPVYVSLNGINSIKDMEQQTIVAFLARVRGKQAKFWNNVIGTALTGLNITTQKAIDSGLGDIIRGMGLSKIPMEKYVVCFDDLERCKLPIAESLGFINRFLEHQFLKTIIMADESEIPEKEVEEYNKKKEKVISRVLGFEVDIPEIITILSQTRKGHSPFEKLLKEHKNFITDFLQEYQVKNLRVLMFWTYILDRIAPEVLSIQEKDYQQEILLFTALIVFEFKNGGLKDFKETRDLDKISFEYGFRKQAYDNSNGEEQEKKDYSFEFYEKYIHQNARWYHFYPSIFKFILTGYFDKEDLIKEIKERIPPKKKPHEIGFEKLLRFQFRDMDDKEFQKWVNVVWENAVKGKYTIYQYPQITLFFHFFSDNGLIGHSEEEIKTGLNKGLELAADHSKINDHLLENLLHFTNEDERVEEMKKEVEKMHNKIFGNEMVEKSKTWENKLLKMDENELNTYFEKYRFDPLIFRFTNPTEFGEAILKAPGSTTRVLRQLIKKRYSPGAIKDFLSEEHSFLTELKDFLKVSLDKEIKPLRKFNLIELIEELDHSIAKLEN, from the coding sequence ATGGATAATCAATTAGAAATTGCCAACGTAAGTAATGTCGTCGTAGAATATTTAAAAGAACGACCAGTCGGTGCAATTTTGATCAATGGCAAATGGGGAAGTGGAAAAACCCATTTTTGGAAAAATCACCTCGAGGATTTGGTGAAGGAAAATAAATTGATCCCAGTATATGTTTCCCTGAACGGAATTAACTCTATTAAAGATATGGAGCAACAAACAATCGTTGCATTTTTGGCTCGTGTACGAGGGAAACAGGCGAAATTCTGGAATAATGTGATCGGAACAGCCCTCACAGGATTAAATATCACAACACAAAAAGCAATTGACAGTGGTCTTGGAGATATTATCAGAGGAATGGGATTATCAAAAATTCCAATGGAAAAGTATGTGGTCTGTTTTGATGATCTTGAAAGGTGTAAGCTACCCATTGCCGAATCCCTGGGCTTTATTAATCGCTTTTTGGAACACCAATTTCTAAAAACCATTATAATGGCCGATGAATCGGAAATACCTGAAAAAGAGGTGGAGGAATACAACAAGAAGAAAGAAAAAGTAATTTCCAGGGTGTTGGGATTTGAAGTGGATATACCTGAAATAATTACTATCCTTTCTCAAACTAGAAAAGGCCACTCCCCATTTGAAAAACTACTTAAGGAACATAAAAACTTTATCACGGATTTTTTGCAGGAATACCAGGTGAAAAACTTAAGGGTATTGATGTTCTGGACCTATATTCTCGATAGAATAGCCCCGGAAGTACTTTCCATACAGGAAAAAGACTACCAACAGGAAATCTTGCTGTTTACCGCTTTAATTGTATTTGAGTTTAAAAACGGTGGGTTAAAGGACTTTAAAGAAACAAGGGACCTGGATAAAATAAGCTTTGAATATGGCTTTCGAAAACAGGCCTATGATAATAGTAATGGAGAGGAACAGGAGAAAAAAGACTATAGTTTTGAATTTTACGAAAAATATATTCATCAAAATGCCAGGTGGTATCACTTCTATCCCTCTATTTTTAAGTTTATCCTGACGGGGTACTTTGATAAAGAAGACCTTATAAAAGAAATTAAAGAAAGAATTCCCCCGAAAAAGAAGCCCCATGAAATAGGGTTTGAAAAGTTACTGCGTTTTCAATTCAGGGATATGGATGACAAGGAATTTCAAAAATGGGTGAATGTAGTCTGGGAAAATGCTGTAAAAGGAAAATACACGATTTATCAATATCCCCAAATCACGCTGTTTTTCCATTTCTTTAGTGACAATGGCCTGATCGGCCATTCTGAAGAGGAGATAAAAACAGGTCTAAATAAAGGGTTGGAATTGGCAGCTGATCATTCCAAAATTAATGACCACTTATTGGAAAACCTTTTACACTTTACCAATGAGGATGAGCGGGTAGAGGAAATGAAAAAGGAAGTAGAAAAAATGCACAATAAGATTTTTGGAAATGAAATGGTAGAGAAATCAAAAACCTGGGAAAATAAACTTTTAAAAATGGATGAAAACGAGCTAAATACTTATTTTGAGAAATATCGATTCGACCCTCTTATTTTTCGCTTCACCAACCCCACAGAATTTGGAGAAGCTATACTCAAAGCACCGGGGAGCACCACAAGGGTCTTGCGTCAGCTTATAAAAAAAAGATATTCACCGGGTGCCATAAAAGACTTCTTGTCGGAAGAGCACTCATTTTTGACCGAGTTGAAGGATTTTCTAAAAGTTTCATTGGACAAAGAGATCAAACCATTGAGAAAATTTAATCTGATTGAATTGATAGAAGAGTTGGACCACAGCATAGCAAAATTGGAAAATTAA
- a CDS encoding RNA polymerase sigma factor produces the protein MNDSENTISDHQLLSRLKQGDNAAFHVIFDRYWKRLYAYAYNVYRDEGVCEDCVQEIFISLWQNNKTTNILHLESYLFKSIKYKLSGHIKKLKFDLVHDEALKQLSSPESESTTIEYQELEETLTSQINKLTGKCHEVFVLSRLQNKTNSEIAEELNISKRTVESHISNALKLLRTNLREITYFILFVTLKLQ, from the coding sequence ATGAACGATTCCGAAAACACTATATCTGACCACCAGCTACTATCGCGCCTAAAACAGGGAGACAATGCTGCTTTTCATGTCATTTTTGACCGGTATTGGAAGCGGTTGTATGCGTATGCCTATAATGTATACCGAGACGAAGGAGTCTGTGAAGATTGTGTTCAGGAAATTTTTATAAGTCTTTGGCAAAATAATAAAACGACAAACATCCTTCACCTCGAAAGCTATCTTTTTAAATCCATCAAGTACAAACTTTCCGGCCACATTAAAAAGCTCAAATTCGACCTTGTCCATGACGAGGCCCTAAAGCAGCTCAGCAGTCCTGAAAGTGAAAGCACCACCATAGAATACCAAGAGCTAGAGGAAACCTTAACTTCCCAAATCAACAAACTTACAGGAAAATGCCATGAGGTCTTTGTCCTCAGTCGGCTTCAAAACAAAACCAATAGTGAAATTGCTGAAGAACTGAATATTTCAAAGCGAACGGTTGAAAGCCATATCAGCAACGCCCTAAAATTGCTCCGCACAAACCTCAGGGAAATCACCTATTTTATCCTTTTCGTTACCCTAAAGTTACAGTAA
- a CDS encoding JAB domain-containing protein → METSKNQWKAAEVKLTYRNKLKANERPKITKSAHAYKILMEHWDKGQIEFVEEFKVLLLNSANRVLGIFNASVGGRSGTMADPRVIFAVALKTASNAIILAHNHPGGTLDKSEPDKKLTDKLAAAGSFLDISVLDHLIITREGYYSFADNGEL, encoded by the coding sequence ATGGAAACGTCAAAAAATCAATGGAAAGCCGCCGAAGTCAAACTGACCTACCGCAATAAGCTCAAAGCAAATGAACGGCCCAAAATTACCAAAAGTGCCCACGCCTATAAAATATTAATGGAGCATTGGGACAAAGGCCAAATCGAATTTGTGGAGGAATTCAAAGTACTCCTGCTGAACTCTGCCAATAGGGTGCTGGGAATATTCAATGCCAGTGTAGGAGGTCGAAGCGGAACCATGGCCGATCCCAGGGTGATCTTTGCCGTAGCGCTGAAAACCGCTTCAAACGCCATAATTTTGGCCCATAACCATCCGGGGGGCACCCTGGACAAAAGTGAACCGGACAAAAAATTGACCGATAAACTGGCCGCAGCCGGAAGTTTTTTGGATATATCCGTACTGGACCACTTGATCATAACCCGGGAAGGATATTATTCCTTTGCCGATAATGGGGAGCTGTAA
- a CDS encoding AAA family ATPase, whose translation MDKRLILAVAGSGKTTFIVDELSLEKRALIITYTNNNTRNLKGSIIEKFGFFPENIELFSFYNFLYSFCFRPFLAYKLKSKGIIWDIPPQWTNRISRNDLKYYLTEDKRLYHNRISKLLEQTDIIGDIKKRIEKYYDELFIDEVQDLAGHDFNLLMHIIASNLKMTFVGDFYQHTFDTSRDGNVNANIHSDYNKYLKLFESKGVSIDKEYLNKSYRCRPSICKFITDSIEIKIDSHHEEDCNVILIDTKELADEVFKSPEIIKLFYRENYKYDCFSRNWGDCKGENCYEDVCVVLNKTTTTHYKKGTLNQLKPVSKNKFYVACSRPKRNLYLLPEEMIREYKQ comes from the coding sequence ATGGATAAAAGGTTAATCTTAGCTGTTGCAGGTTCAGGTAAAACAACATTCATAGTTGATGAGTTATCTCTTGAGAAAAGAGCCTTAATTATTACCTATACAAATAATAATACAAGGAATTTAAAAGGAAGCATAATTGAGAAATTTGGTTTCTTTCCTGAAAACATTGAGTTGTTTTCATTTTATAATTTTCTTTATTCTTTTTGTTTTCGCCCATTTCTTGCATATAAGTTGAAATCGAAAGGAATTATATGGGATATTCCTCCCCAATGGACAAATAGAATTTCAAGAAATGACCTGAAATACTATTTAACAGAAGACAAAAGATTATATCATAACCGAATTTCAAAACTTTTGGAACAAACGGATATTATTGGTGATATTAAAAAAAGAATTGAAAAATATTATGATGAATTATTTATTGATGAAGTACAAGATTTGGCAGGGCATGATTTTAATTTACTAATGCACATTATTGCATCCAATTTAAAAATGACATTCGTAGGGGATTTCTATCAACATACTTTTGATACAAGCCGCGATGGAAATGTTAATGCCAATATACATTCAGATTACAATAAATATCTTAAATTATTTGAATCTAAAGGAGTCTCCATAGATAAAGAATACCTTAATAAAAGTTATCGTTGTCGTCCTTCAATTTGTAAATTTATAACAGATTCGATTGAAATAAAAATTGATTCACATCATGAGGAGGATTGTAATGTTATCTTGATTGACACAAAAGAACTTGCAGACGAAGTTTTTAAGAGTCCAGAAATAATAAAACTCTTTTATAGAGAGAATTATAAATATGATTGCTTTTCAAGAAACTGGGGAGATTGCAAAGGTGAGAATTGTTATGAAGATGTTTGTGTTGTCCTTAATAAAACAACTACTACGCATTACAAGAAAGGTACTTTAAATCAATTAAAACCTGTGTCAAAGAATAAGTTTTATGTTGCTTGCTCCAGACCGAAAAGGAATTTATATTTATTACCAGAGGAGATGATTAGAGAATATAAACAATAA
- a CDS encoding ATP-dependent nuclease, whose protein sequence is MKLIEKIKIKNFGRFKDLSVSFSPDMNLLIGDNEAGKSTILTAIDIVLSGSRSKIETIGLDSLFNTKIVDEFLKSDKKYENLPVLYIELYLNNQENKDLDGRNNSLNEPSHGLYMICEPRDDLSKEIADILEQEEDNFPFEYYSINFKTFSGDSYTGYRKFMNHLLLDSSQINNEYATKFYIKTLYHSNINESEKNKNQNEYRKHKEKFREEILSDLNARIEDYSFAIRTNSKSNLETDLTIKEEDIEIENKGKGRQCFIKTDFALRKNENELDLILLEEPENHLSHVNMKKLIQRIKKSENKQLFVATHSNLISTRLDLRKSILLNSNSNKPVLLNDLKEGTAKFFMKAPDNNILEFIMSDKVILVEGDAEYILMQCFYEKVTNEKPEDSNIHILSVGGTSFKRYLDIAKLLQIKTCVIRDNDGDYDKKIVESFSDYTDDLIGIFSELDNSISTFEIAMYKTNTDICEELFEPGRRSLSVQDYMLANKADCAFMLLEDKSDKIKVPDYIKTAIEWIKG, encoded by the coding sequence ATGAAACTAATTGAGAAAATCAAAATAAAGAATTTTGGAAGGTTTAAAGACTTGTCAGTTTCTTTTTCCCCTGACATGAACCTTCTAATTGGTGATAATGAAGCAGGAAAAAGCACCATTTTGACAGCAATAGACATCGTCCTTAGTGGAAGTCGAAGCAAGATTGAAACCATTGGATTAGATAGCCTATTTAATACTAAAATTGTTGATGAATTTCTGAAATCAGACAAAAAATATGAAAACCTGCCAGTTTTGTATATTGAGTTGTACCTGAACAATCAAGAGAATAAAGATTTAGATGGGAGAAATAATTCATTAAATGAACCATCTCATGGATTATATATGATATGTGAACCAAGGGATGATTTAAGTAAAGAAATTGCAGATATACTGGAGCAAGAAGAAGATAACTTCCCATTTGAATATTACTCAATAAATTTTAAAACTTTCTCAGGTGATAGCTATACTGGATATAGAAAATTCATGAATCATCTTTTACTTGACAGTTCTCAGATTAACAATGAATATGCGACTAAATTTTATATTAAAACTTTATACCATTCAAACATAAACGAGTCAGAAAAGAATAAAAATCAGAATGAATATCGGAAGCATAAGGAAAAATTCAGAGAAGAAATTCTGTCTGATTTAAATGCCAGAATTGAAGATTATTCCTTTGCAATTCGTACAAATTCTAAGTCAAATTTAGAAACCGACCTTACAATTAAAGAAGAAGATATAGAAATTGAAAATAAAGGTAAAGGGCGACAATGCTTCATAAAAACTGATTTTGCACTGCGAAAAAACGAGAATGAGCTAGACTTAATTCTGTTAGAGGAACCAGAGAACCATTTAAGTCATGTTAACATGAAAAAATTGATTCAACGGATAAAAAAGTCTGAAAACAAACAACTTTTTGTTGCAACCCATAGCAACCTTATAAGTACAAGGTTAGATTTAAGAAAATCCATTTTGCTAAATAGTAATTCAAATAAACCTGTTTTATTAAATGATTTAAAGGAAGGTACTGCTAAGTTTTTTATGAAGGCTCCTGATAACAATATTTTGGAGTTCATTATGTCAGACAAAGTGATTCTTGTAGAGGGTGATGCAGAATATATTTTGATGCAGTGTTTTTATGAGAAAGTAACAAATGAAAAGCCAGAAGATTCCAACATACATATTCTGTCTGTCGGAGGGACAAGCTTTAAACGCTATTTGGATATCGCAAAACTTCTGCAAATAAAGACATGTGTAATTAGGGATAATGACGGGGACTATGATAAAAAAATTGTAGAATCATTTTCGGATTATACCGACGATTTAATTGGAATATTTTCGGAACTTGATAATTCAATCAGTACCTTCGAAATAGCGATGTATAAAACAAACACGGACATATGTGAAGAACTGTTTGAACCAGGAAGACGGTCACTATCGGTACAAGATTACATGCTTGCAAATAAAGCAGATTGTGCATTTATGCTTTTAGAAGATAAAAGTGATAAAATTAAGGTTCCTGACTATATCAAAACGGCAATAGAATGGATAAAAGGTTAA
- a CDS encoding YaaC family protein — protein sequence MTPIEDELGEQVRRDFKAVKYFPFGNEPGAPFILTSDPFSYLQAWLDNKINRIKRDRKKQRSLLIKAKYFAELAEGFHNSSKEAKMPSKGTLIYYTFINLVKTFLLARNYDLETTMEHHGLSLPSNKKTQLKLTPIGNDGISIFHEFAKTIGVEINNGDGLEIKFDEILRELPEVHEIGYALNLFPNTKRKHLPIDIVIRTNKNRNRIYYTLAYEKKFDKIMKTDKLLKGVFKDKIYPIDCKSDSSKKYFRSNLIFNYTCNSSNSHKRAYKRICDDFKQLSINQMITRNGYRNYLNLEPSRMHRLSATLAFGYYIGTVARYRPTLNKEILKGRYQAVIQEAVSSCPNQFFYLLISHITNQICAIPMAKIE from the coding sequence ATGACACCAATAGAAGATGAACTTGGAGAACAAGTTAGAAGAGATTTTAAAGCAGTAAAATATTTTCCATTTGGTAATGAACCTGGTGCACCATTTATTTTAACTTCTGACCCGTTTAGTTATTTGCAGGCCTGGTTAGATAATAAAATTAATAGGATAAAACGAGACAGAAAGAAGCAAAGAAGTTTGTTAATTAAAGCTAAGTATTTTGCTGAACTAGCAGAAGGTTTTCACAACTCATCAAAGGAAGCAAAAATGCCTTCAAAAGGTACATTAATCTATTATACGTTCATAAATCTTGTAAAAACATTTCTTCTCGCGAGAAATTATGATCTTGAAACTACGATGGAACATCACGGCTTGTCATTACCCTCCAATAAAAAGACACAACTGAAATTGACACCTATCGGGAATGATGGCATCTCAATCTTCCACGAATTTGCCAAAACAATAGGCGTTGAAATAAATAATGGAGATGGTCTGGAAATAAAATTCGATGAGATTTTACGAGAGCTTCCTGAAGTTCATGAAATTGGATATGCATTAAATTTATTTCCAAACACTAAAAGAAAACACCTACCAATTGACATAGTAATTAGAACCAACAAGAACAGAAACCGAATATATTACACTTTAGCCTATGAGAAGAAGTTTGATAAAATAATGAAAACCGATAAACTTCTGAAAGGCGTATTTAAGGATAAGATTTACCCCATTGACTGTAAATCAGATAGTAGTAAAAAATATTTCCGATCAAACCTCATTTTTAACTATACGTGCAATTCTAGTAATAGCCACAAGAGAGCTTATAAACGGATATGTGATGATTTCAAGCAGCTTAGTATTAATCAAATGATTACAAGGAATGGCTACAGAAATTATTTGAATTTAGAACCCAGCCGAATGCATAGGTTATCTGCAACTTTAGCATTTGGCTACTACATTGGAACTGTAGCCAGATATAGACCAACCTTGAACAAGGAAATACTAAAAGGAAGATACCAGGCGGTAATCCAAGAAGCTGTCAGTTCTTGTCCCAATCAATTTTTTTATCTTTTAATTAGTCACATTACAAATCAAATATGTGCTATTCCTATGGCTAAGATTGAATAA
- a CDS encoding recombinase family protein gives MKVADLYIRVSTDEQADKGYSQRSQEEVLKKYCDHHNIKVRKVIFEDHSAKTFNRPEWKKMLTYLKKSRGRGVNKVLFTKWDRFSRNAGDAYQMINTLRKLGIEPQAIEQPLDLEIPENKMMLAIYLAAPEVENDRRALNIFYGMRRAQKEGRHLRKAPFGYINRMEGSKKFIAPVKPASTMMKRAFQTILQSQYPAKHVWQKLKEDGLKLGRAQFYEAIRNPIYCGKIFVPAHKDEEEQFVNGQHEALVSEGDFYRVQNILEETGRKKYRPRVVSDEHLPLRGFLICPECGKVLTGSGSRGRSKRYYYYHCTSECGYREKAPVFNEYIAKEMNRFTLKKGRQEIYSKILHNFFKYHFKDEGIERKKIARLLEEEHKKLKRSRDLLVAEDIDGEDYREIKAECNKQIIRLEDQLAATNPTGRSNPEIYVDKALKRLSKLGEVYKNGDIQKKRQLIGSIYPEKLGFSKTHSRTGRINSLVIFIYQIDKELQSKKIKNGAKNSLHSGCVENIGFEPMTSTLPV, from the coding sequence ATGAAAGTAGCTGACCTCTACATCCGTGTAAGTACCGATGAACAGGCCGACAAAGGATATTCCCAACGGAGTCAAGAAGAAGTGCTGAAGAAATATTGTGACCATCACAATATCAAGGTAAGAAAAGTGATCTTTGAAGACCATTCGGCCAAGACATTCAATCGCCCTGAGTGGAAGAAGATGCTGACGTACTTGAAAAAAAGCAGGGGAAGAGGGGTGAATAAAGTACTTTTTACCAAGTGGGACCGCTTTAGCCGGAATGCCGGGGATGCCTACCAGATGATCAACACCCTCCGTAAATTGGGTATAGAGCCGCAAGCCATTGAACAACCCCTGGATTTGGAAATACCGGAAAACAAAATGATGCTGGCCATTTACCTGGCCGCACCCGAAGTGGAAAATGACCGGCGCGCCCTGAATATCTTCTATGGAATGCGAAGAGCTCAAAAGGAAGGCCGGCACCTGAGAAAAGCTCCCTTCGGTTATATCAATAGAATGGAAGGTTCCAAAAAATTTATTGCCCCGGTAAAACCCGCATCAACCATGATGAAAAGGGCGTTTCAAACGATCCTGCAAAGTCAATACCCTGCGAAACATGTTTGGCAAAAGTTAAAGGAAGATGGCTTGAAGTTGGGCCGTGCCCAATTTTACGAGGCTATCCGCAATCCCATCTACTGCGGGAAAATATTTGTCCCGGCCCATAAAGATGAAGAGGAACAATTTGTCAATGGCCAACATGAAGCCTTGGTCTCCGAAGGAGATTTTTACAGGGTACAGAATATTCTCGAAGAAACCGGAAGAAAGAAGTACCGGCCCCGTGTGGTGTCCGATGAGCACCTGCCCCTGAGAGGTTTTTTGATCTGTCCAGAATGTGGGAAGGTGTTGACCGGTAGCGGCTCTCGGGGAAGAAGCAAGCGCTATTATTATTACCACTGTACATCCGAATGTGGGTACAGGGAAAAAGCCCCGGTGTTCAATGAGTATATAGCCAAAGAGATGAACCGCTTTACGCTCAAAAAAGGAAGACAGGAAATCTACAGTAAGATCCTCCACAATTTTTTTAAGTACCACTTCAAAGATGAAGGGATTGAGCGCAAAAAAATTGCCCGCTTGTTGGAAGAAGAACACAAAAAGCTAAAAAGAAGCCGGGATTTATTGGTGGCCGAAGATATAGACGGTGAAGATTACCGGGAAATCAAAGCCGAATGCAACAAACAGATCATACGTTTGGAGGATCAATTGGCGGCTACCAACCCAACCGGACGGTCGAACCCTGAAATTTATGTCGATAAAGCCCTAAAACGGCTCTCAAAGCTCGGTGAGGTGTATAAAAACGGAGATATACAAAAGAAAAGACAGCTGATTGGTTCGATATATCCCGAAAAACTGGGTTTTTCAAAAACGCATTCTCGAACCGGAAGAATTAATTCCTTAGTTATCTTTATCTACCAGATAGACAAGGAGTTACAAAGCAAAAAAATAAAAAATGGAGCGAAAAATTCGCTCCATTCCGGTTGTGTGGAGAATATCGGATTCGAACCGATGACCTCTACACTGCCAGTGTAG
- a CDS encoding FecR family protein translates to MKREEFLKLVAKHQQGTATESEVKLIEKFYDSIQDHSSEEVKNKLSAETGERLFQAITSTLHKEQKSRTRPLWDVVKVAAAFALLFVVGIAIKHITDQGDITVTTAAGELREIQLHDGSIVTLAENSTLTYPNAFGNTRDVSLEGRAFFDVHRDAERPFSVHTDNAAIKVLGTSFDVNANAISSTTVSVISGKVQVSPKGLPETKVLLTKHQQVTSADSQLSPIQTFRGQQPIAWTNLIMFKNTSLEEAAEALEDRFELEVHFESDALKKERITGKFKDETLDNILKSIALLKQFTYEYQNDHTIYIKRK, encoded by the coding sequence TTGAAAAGAGAAGAATTCTTGAAATTGGTTGCCAAACATCAGCAGGGGACCGCTACAGAAAGCGAAGTTAAATTAATTGAAAAGTTCTATGACAGCATACAGGACCACTCCAGTGAGGAGGTCAAAAACAAACTGTCGGCAGAAACAGGAGAGCGGCTTTTCCAAGCCATCACCTCAACTCTTCATAAGGAGCAGAAATCCAGAACACGGCCATTATGGGACGTTGTAAAAGTGGCCGCTGCCTTTGCGCTGCTTTTCGTGGTGGGAATTGCCATTAAACACATTACGGATCAAGGTGACATCACTGTCACCACCGCTGCAGGAGAGCTCCGGGAGATTCAGCTTCATGATGGAAGTATCGTCACCTTGGCCGAAAACAGTACCCTTACCTATCCGAATGCCTTTGGAAACACCAGAGATGTCTCGTTGGAAGGAAGGGCATTCTTTGATGTGCATCGGGATGCGGAGCGGCCATTTTCGGTCCATACGGATAATGCAGCCATTAAAGTCTTGGGTACTTCCTTCGACGTGAATGCGAATGCCATCAGTTCCACAACGGTAAGTGTCATCAGCGGAAAAGTACAGGTGAGCCCGAAAGGACTCCCGGAAACAAAAGTGCTGCTGACAAAGCACCAACAGGTAACCAGTGCTGATTCCCAGCTCTCGCCCATCCAAACCTTCCGGGGCCAGCAGCCCATCGCCTGGACCAACTTGATCATGTTCAAAAACACGAGCCTGGAAGAAGCTGCTGAGGCCCTTGAAGACCGCTTTGAACTGGAGGTACACTTTGAATCTGATGCGTTGAAAAAAGAGCGGATCACCGGAAAATTCAAAGATGAAACTCTTGACAACATCCTTAAAAGTATCGCGCTGCTAAAGCAGTTTACCTACGAATACCAAAATGACCATACCATCTATATCAAACGAAAATAA
- a CDS encoding DUF932 domain-containing protein, which yields MGHNIHFNESTGRHSFFSVKKPAWHKLGQVVEEHPTSKEAIEFAGLDYKVVKTPLFTTTSQMAVGKEGLNHQAPTLPVHSHFATLREDNHTVLGVVGKDYKVVQNADAFAFFDAIVKEGKGVKYETAGALGNGERIFITAKLPDNIRVGKDDLIDQYIFLTTSHDGTGSITAAFTPVRIVCQNTLNAAMGKLSRVVRIRHTSGAKERLAQAHKLMGIVTQSAKAMQQTFDRWTKVNITDRQVKRLIQQALAPNKETLDKLHKGEVEELSANFKNQCEDAFAYALMSEAQQMPTTKGTVFGAYNAVTGYFQNVRSFKSEEDKTKSILLGGTAQIKGQRAFNLCGEFVKHGEEVLD from the coding sequence ATGGGACACAACATTCATTTCAACGAAAGCACAGGACGCCACAGCTTTTTCTCCGTGAAAAAGCCCGCATGGCACAAGCTTGGACAGGTGGTGGAAGAACACCCCACCAGTAAAGAGGCCATCGAATTTGCCGGGCTGGATTACAAGGTGGTCAAAACACCCTTGTTTACCACCACCTCCCAAATGGCCGTGGGAAAAGAGGGCCTGAACCATCAGGCCCCTACACTTCCCGTTCATTCCCATTTTGCCACCCTGCGGGAAGACAACCATACCGTATTGGGAGTGGTGGGCAAAGATTACAAGGTGGTACAAAATGCCGATGCCTTCGCCTTTTTTGATGCCATTGTCAAGGAAGGCAAAGGGGTAAAATATGAAACCGCCGGAGCCCTCGGCAATGGGGAGCGGATCTTTATCACCGCCAAACTGCCCGACAATATCCGGGTGGGCAAGGACGACCTGATCGACCAGTACATCTTTTTGACCACCTCCCACGATGGAACGGGCAGCATCACTGCCGCCTTTACGCCAGTGCGGATCGTTTGCCAGAACACCTTGAATGCGGCCATGGGCAAACTGTCCCGGGTGGTCAGGATTCGACATACTTCCGGGGCAAAAGAACGCCTGGCACAGGCACACAAACTCATGGGGATCGTAACCCAATCGGCAAAGGCCATGCAGCAAACCTTTGACCGGTGGACTAAAGTGAATATCACCGACCGACAGGTGAAGCGTCTTATTCAACAGGCCTTGGCACCCAATAAGGAAACCCTGGACAAGCTGCATAAGGGCGAGGTAGAAGAGCTTTCCGCCAACTTTAAAAACCAATGTGAAGATGCCTTTGCCTATGCCCTCATGAGTGAAGCCCAGCAAATGCCCACCACTAAGGGGACGGTGTTTGGAGCATACAACGCCGTCACCGGGTATTTTCAAAATGTGCGGTCCTTTAAATCCGAGGAGGACAAAACCAAATCCATCCTATTGGGCGGTACTGCGCAAATTAAAGGACAACGGGCATTTAACCTGTGCGGGGAGTTCGTGAAACATGGGGAGGAAGTGTTGGACTGA